The sequence GGGGCCTCACCTAACTGACTCACCCAAACCAGAAACACACAGGCCCGCAGCCGAGAATACAAGAAAGTTAGAACCAAAGGGCCGCCGACAGCACACAATGGCCTGGCCTGGGTTTACTCAGCGTTATCCAAGTGAGATACTGTGTACACAATTATCCATTAGCTTAATATACGATTTGTGAAGAGCCGCGTTTTGTAGGAACGGTCACAGAGATTAATTAACCTTATTACCCACAGTCGTTGATTGTAGCTATAATAAACGTGACGAAAAAAACGTGAAATTGGGGTCGAGCTCTTACATGCAAAAGTTAGCATTAGGCTAATAGCAATGTAGGCTAGTCTACCAAGCAAGCATATTGTAACAGCAATTTGGATTACACCTAGTCAAGGAACAGGTTTTCATTAGTCATGCATTGCTTATAAGCCAATGTTGTGTGCGGTTAACATAGGCTATTCTAATAAAACAGCTAAATAATGTCGGTATAAATTGAGGCCTACTGAATCGACAAGCTAAAGTGGGTTATAGACACTgttttggggcagcaggtagcctattgtttagagcgttgggccagtaaccgaaaggttgctgaatcgaatccctgagctgacaaggtaaaaatcagtcgttGTGCcactgaacaatgcagttaactcactgttcctcgttaggccgtcattttaaataagaatgagtttttaacggacttgcctagttaaataaaggttacattaaaaaaatatatttaaaaaataacataataataatagtaataataataagttGAAAATTATGTTGTTAATAGGCCTATATCATTTTCTGAAAACACATTTCAAGGTTTCTCGTAGGCCTATATATTCTTCTCTGAAACAGTATACAAATCAATTTCAATAAATGGATGTGAATTATTTTATTTCCATAATTTATTAATAGGATTGTTTGTCTGTATTTAAGTAAAATATCTATATAAGTTACAAGTAAATAAAACGTACAAATACCGATAGAACTAAAAGAACCAACAACAAACCATCAAAAGCATAAAAACTTTGTACAACAGATTGCTAAAAACTAGGCTATATGTTCAATTCAAAACTTTGACAGAAATATACAAGCTACGTTTTACATGAAATCTATTATAAACCAGAGCCTTCTGTGACAAAAGTTGAAAAGCACCCACAGTTTTTCTATTGAGACCTTTAAGCCCAATGACCTACACACAGGAGAAGGCCTACCTCTTGACGTAAGCCTTTTATACCTTCTCAGTATAATTtacataaataaaaaaatccaccTTCAAGGCGAGTCTTGAAATCGCATGTACTCGACACTTCGTCTTTCAAGTTTCTTTCTTCCCCTCCTACTGTCCGCATCCAACATGGCTTTCCGAAAGAGTAAATAACATTTTTAGAAGAGCGTGAACCAAATGCACCAAGTGGTGTTGTTGAAAATGTATACAAAGTAACCGAGTTTGTTAGTTTGTCTGTTGAGGGACTTTTCTGCGAAAGCTTTGACAACAGTGTTGTTTGTTTGTGATCATAGTTTGTCTTGCTGTCACCATGTCCGGCCGTATAAGAGAGCAGAACACTGCAGGGCTGTCCCGTACTCGGCGCTGGATGAGTTCAGGTGAGAGAGACTAGCTACCTGGGTCTGGAGAGACGGCGGGCTGGTCGAATGATGTGCTAGGTCTGGAGAGTGATCTGCGCTAACTACCTGCTGGCCCTGGTGCTGGCCTAGGCCTGAACCATTACTGGACATGATCATAACATTGGCCCCTTGCTGGTGGTGTGTCTGGACAGTAGTGGTTGGAGTGTGGGCACTGCCTTGGCATGGCTTGCCGTCTTTCACCAACACCGGCACGGCCACCCGCCGAGGGGACTGCTGCTGACAGGAACTATTATCCTGTTGCATCTGCTGCTGCGACACTTTGTCCTTAGCTTGCCTCTTCATTTTATACCGGTGGTTCTGGAACCAGATTTTGACCTGGGTGGGGGTGAGGTGGATCATGCTCGCCAGGTGCTCTCTCTCGGGCGCCGAGAGATACTTCTGTTGTTTGAATCGCCGCTCGAGCTCGTAGACCTGAGCCTGAGAGAACAGCACGCGTCTCTTCCTTCTCGGGGTGCTTGACAGCGGGCCCATGCCTTTGCCCACATCCGCGAGGGAGCCGAGGCTGCCCATACTGCCCATATTCATGCCCGAGGAAGAGCCCATGAAGCGGGAGACTGAAAGCAGAAATAGGCCAGtgagatgatgatgattatgataacaataataataaaaaataatattattaTAACGCTTCAATACATTTAACCATAAAATAATACTCAATGTGAATGAATTGAATTTAGAACGTGTCGGAATATGACCCTTCCTTAAAAACTGAGGCTAACATGATCACGTCACTCACAGGTCTGTCTCCTAACGGACAAATGACCTAACCATAATTAGTAGCCTATTTTAACGGAATTATATCGTTTATATTTTTAGTGCAATCAGATGAATAATAGGCTAATAACGCATTCGATACACCCCCACGTGACAGGTGCATGAACCTCTGTGGGCTACTCACAATAGAGTAGAAACCAGcaacaggtgtctgtaatatatcTTTACAAACCGGAGTGACAATACTCTTAAATCAAATAGACTATTAGAAGCATCAATCTTGACCGCGGGAGCCTAAATGTATCATAAACGAAAAAAGTGAAGGACATTTTCAGGTGGTGTCAGCTTTCTATGAAACGTGTTCCTATATCCATGGTAAACATGATATTGGTAGACAGGCAAAAAAAAAGGCACAGAGTGGGTCACTAAATTGGGCGATTAACAATGAATATACCTAACACTCCCTCTTAGTGAAACAATAAGTATCGATGCAAAAACTGGAAGCAACAACAAATAGTTTCAGTGATTTCTATCACTAATTTCAGTGCAGACTAGAGCATATGGCTCTAGTGTAGACTAGCGTACGTGATGATGCGTAATAAAAAAGCTATACCCTCAGCTGTTCGGCTTCATGCAGACCAAAAGGTATACTTACTCGTGGAGAATCGCGGGTCTGTGTTGGCTCCGTACCAGCCGGTGGCAGTGGTGCTGCCTCTCATACCGTCCTGGTAGGGAGGCAAGTCGCTCATGTTGCCTAGGTTGCCGTTACAGTAGCCCCCCATCGCGGTGTGTGACAGCTGGGACACCCCTGCCGCGGTCATGTGGTACGCTGCGGACACAGTCCCGTTATGGCCCATGTGGTGCTGCTGCATCGCCGCCTGAGACACCTGCGGTTGCCGGTAAGACGCGAGAGGTACCCCTAAGTTGTTATTCTCCATACTTACTTTCTTGTAGCTCTCCTCAAGAGGACTCAAGATATCGGAAACAGAAAAAGGAGTCGTATGCTTAGGGCTCATCGACATTGTTCTGgggcaggtggagaggggagaaatTAGAAGGCTAGGCAATCTCTCCttctgtttttttggggggaccaaagcccctctctctctctctctctctttggttcctGTTGACTCAACGTCGATCCTTGCTAGATGAACACGTAGGTAGGAGAGTCGACTGAATTCCGCCTTAATTGCATTGAGTgggagctgagctgagctgggcTGAGcttggtgctgctggcttccgtTTGTTTTAGCAGGGTGCCAGGTTTAAGTCTAGCATCAGAGGCGGGGCATCACCAACTAGGGCAACAATACAAAGCagctctatcctcctctcctttcaacCTCGTTGCACCCAAAGGCATAATTTGACTTACATGTTGGCCAAGCTACAGAATGCGCTCTGCAGCTTCCCTCCCACAAATCCATAAACCAAAGTGCATGCACATTGGCTACCTGTgtattataggctattgatagTAGGTAGGCTACTTTATTAGCAGTAGGTAGGTGGgtttgttgtgttgtggttgaCAAACACGCAGCAGTATAATGATAGCAGTGGGCACATGCACCACAATGCACTATATTAACTGTAGTGATGTTTACGAAGACCTCTTGATGAAAAGGGGCCTAGACGGACTTGAGAGTCTCATAGCTGGGGAACCCACCCCGACcacttcccaaatggcacactattccataTTTAGTGTACTTTTTTAACCACGTTTCACTGCTGATGGTCAATAGTGCACGATAGggaatatagggtgccatttaggacacaatcTCTGTACTCTGAGAAAAGCTTGAGTTGAACTAGTGACTTTTAATGGGCGTGAGAGGCTTCTGGTTGATTGCAGACGTGTTTGCATTATGCTCGCATCTTACTCAAACATGCAAAAGTGCACTTGCTCTCTGCTACAAGGGAGGAAAATTGACGGATAAGTAAACAAATACACATCCGCGTGTTAAGTGGCAGCGCGTGAATGATTAACCCCTTTTCTA is a genomic window of Oncorhynchus tshawytscha isolate Ot180627B linkage group LG11, Otsh_v2.0, whole genome shotgun sequence containing:
- the nkx2.1 gene encoding homeobox protein Nkx-2.1; this encodes MSMSPKHTTPFSVSDILSPLEESYKKVSMENNNLGVPLASYRQPQVSQAAMQQHHMGHNGTVSAAYHMTAAGVSQLSHTAMGGYCNGNLGNMSDLPPYQDGMRGSTTATGWYGANTDPRFSTISRFMGSSSGMNMGSMGSLGSLADVGKGMGPLSSTPRRKRRVLFSQAQVYELERRFKQQKYLSAPEREHLASMIHLTPTQVKIWFQNHRYKMKRQAKDKVSQQQMQQDNSSCQQQSPRRVAVPVLVKDGKPCQGSAHTPTTTVQTHHQQGANVMIMSSNGSGLGQHQGQQVVSADHSPDLAHHSTSPPSLQTQVASLSHLNSSSAEYGTALQCSALLYGRTW